In Papaver somniferum cultivar HN1 chromosome 1, ASM357369v1, whole genome shotgun sequence, a genomic segment contains:
- the LOC113356280 gene encoding uncharacterized protein LOC113356280, translating to MGFGGVWPAWIRNCLSYSKISVLVNGSAHGFFSSSKGLRQGDPLSLFLFTIVGEVLSHMLNKAQQIGKISGFSVKNGGIKVNHFPFADDTSVFLDVKHEQVDALLYLLLCFELTSGLKINFSKSCLFGVALNEDIDGFASMLGCKRSNFPSIYLGLPLGDKVSGSHKWEKIVEFCASRRSS from the coding sequence ATGGGGTTCGGGGGTGTTTGGCCAGCGTGGATTCGAAATTGCTTATCTTATTCAAAAATTTCGGTTCTTGTGAATGGCTCGGCTCACGGGTTTTTTAGTAGTAGTAAGGGacttcgtcaaggtgatcctctttcactaTTTCTTTTTACCATCGTCGGAGAAGTGCTGAGTCATATGTTGAATAAGGCACAACAAATTGGTAAAATTTCGGGTTTTTCGGTAAAAAACGGGGGAATCAAAGTTAATCACTTTCCATTTGCCGATGATACCAGTGTTTTTCTTGATGTGAAGCATGAGCAAGTGGATGCTCTCTTATACTTGCTCTTATGTTTTGAGCTTACGTCGGGTTTGAAGATTAATTTCTCGAAAAGTTGTTTGTTCGGTGTCGCTCTTAATGAAGATATTGATGGCTTTGCGAGTATGTTAGGGTGTAAAAGATCAAATTTCCCAAGTATTTACCTTGGTCTTCCTTTGGGTGATAAAGTTAGTGGTTCTCATAAGTGGGAGAAGATAGTGGAATTTTGTGCTTCTAGGCGTTCTTCTTGA
- the LOC113310650 gene encoding leucine-rich repeat receptor-like serine/threonine-protein kinase BAM3: MADNSIKQIILLYFLLCHFFLSTSHSSSVVLIKQAKILISLKQSFQTFPSSLNTWNEPNYSSLCSSWVGIKCNNYQTIVSLDLSNSQISGVLSPVITHLTSLVNLSISNNNFSGSFPSQIHRITSLKYLNVSTNHFNGTLKWGFIELRELEVLDCYDNNFNGFLPLGVTQLPKLIHLDFGGNFFTGNIPPSYGVMKQLKFLSVKGNDLNGVIPSELSNLTQLEYLYLGYYNVFEGGIPSDFGKLANLVYLDMSSCELQGSIPSELGFLKQLDTLFLQTNQLTGLIPPELGKLSNLRSLDLSNNDLTGEVPAELSQLKELTLLNLFMNRFHGEIPDFVAELPSLQVLQLWQNNFTGVIPPKLGTSGRLKFLDVSTNKLTGLVPKSLCFARTLETLILLRNFLFGPLPKDLGECLTLKRVRLGQNYLTGSIPDGFLYLPMLILVELQSNYLTGSISEEHNKVSSPTELDQLNLSNNRLSGSLPRSIGNFTGLKILQLSGNGFSGKIPSELGNLKHLLKLDMSKNKLSGELPLEIGYCLLLSYIDLSQNQLSGPIPVQIAQIQVLNYLNISWNQLNQSLPKEIGSIKSLTSADFSHNDLSGLIPETGQFAYFNSTSFVGNPKLCGGGSNDVSINRCISWSNLSSSGFAQRRTRSTIFGRYKLVFALGLLACSLAFAVVAIMKTKSIRRKDPKAWKLTAFQKLDFGQDDILECLKENNIIGRGGAGIVYKGTMPNGENIAVKRLLGITKGSSHDDNGFSAEVQTLGRIRHRNIVRLIAFCSNKDTNLLVYEYMPNGSLGEVLHGKRGGYLNWETRLKIAMEAAKGLCYLHHDCSPLILHRDVKSNNILLDSDFEAHVADFGLAKFLQDTGTSECMSAIAGSYGYIAPEYAYTLKVDEKSDVYSFGVVLLELITGRRPVGDFGNGEEEDGLVDIVQWTKMITDWNNENVTKILDERLLVLVNNGKNTSIPFLNEAMQVFFVGMLCVQEHSFERPTMREVVQMLSQAKELQPPLPATGSTCTFTLPISS, from the exons ATGGCAGATAATTCTATTAAGCAGATTATCTTGTTATATTTTCTTCTATGTCACTTCTTCTTGTCAACTTCACATAGTTCATCGGTAGTGCTCATAAAACAAGCTAAGATCCTGATATCATTGAAACAATCTTTTCagacttttccttcttctttaaaCACTTGGAATGAACCAAACTACTCATCACTCTGCTCATCATGGGTTGGAATCAAATGTAATAATTATCAAACAATAGTCTCTCTGGATTTATCAAATTCACAGATTTCTGGTGTTTTATCTCCTGTCATCACTCACCTTACAAGTTTAGTTAATCTTTCCATTTCTAATAATAATTTCTCCGGTTCATTTCCATCACAAATTCATCGGATAACAAGTTTGAAGTATTTGAATGTGTCAACAAATCATTTTAATGGAACCTTGAAATGGGGTTTCATTGAGTTGAGAGAATTAGAAGTATTGGATTGTTACGATAATAACTTCAACGGGTTTCTTCCTTTAGGTGTAACCCAACTCCCTAAACTGATACACTTGGATTTTGGTGGGAATTTCTTCACTGGAAACATTCCACCTAGTTACGGAGTTATGAAACAGCTGAAATTTCTGTCGGTAAAAGGAAATGATTTGAATGGGGTCATACCAAGTGAGCTTAGTAATCTTACTCAGCTTGAATATCTTTACTTGGGATATTACAACGTTTTCGAAGGCGGTATTCCATCGGATTTTGGAAAGCTTGCGAACCTTGTTTATCTTGACATGTCAAGTTGTGAATTACAAGGTTCAATTCCATCAGAGCTGGGTTTCTTGAAGCAGTTGGATACTCTTTTCTTGCAGACAAATCAACTGACTGGTTTAATTCCACCAGAGTTGGGAAAATTGAGTAACTTGAGATCACTGGATCTTTCGAATAACGACCTCACAGGAGAGGTACCAGCTGAGTTGTCTCAACTCAAGGAGCTTACTTTActcaatttgttcatgaataggTTTCATGGCGAGATCCCAGATTTCGTTGCGGAGTTGCCAAGTTTACAAGTGTTGCAGTTATGGCAGAATAACTTTACTGGAGTTATACCGCCAAAGCTGGGAACGAGTGGGAGGTTAAAGTTTCTTGATGTCTCAACAAATAAACTCACTGGTTTGGTTCCTAAATCACTTTGTTTTGCTAGGACACTAGAGACTTTGATTTTGTTGCGGAATTTTCTGTTTGGTCCGTTGCCCAAGGATCTCGGCGAGTGTCTGACACTCAAGAGAGTACGACTAGGACAGAATTACTTAACCGGGTCGATACCAGATGGCTTTCTTTACTTACCAATGTTGATACTAGTGGAACTTCAAAGTAATTACCTGACTGGAAGTATTTCAGAAGAGCACAACAAGGTGTCTTCACCTACAGAGCTAGACCAACTCAACTTATCAAACAATCGCCTATCAGGATCACTTCCTCGTTCGATAGGGAACTTCACGGGACTGAAGATACTTCAACTCAGCGGCAACGGCTTCAGTGGTAAGATACCGTCTGAGCTGGGTAATTTGAAACATCTGTTGAAGTTAGATATGAGTAAGAACAAACTGTCTGGTGAGCTTCCACTTGAGATAGGTTACTGTCTGTTGCTGTCTTACATCGACTTGAGCCAAAACCAACTTTCTGGTCCAATCCCAGTTCAAATTGCTCAAATTCAAGTGCTGAATTATCTCAACATATCTTGGAACCAATTGAACCAAAGTCTTCCCAAGGAAATTGGTTCTATCAAAAGTTTAACCTCAGCTGATTTTTCCCATAATGACTTGTCTGGATTGATTCCCGAAACTGGTCAATTCGCATACTTCAACTCAACTTCCTTCGTGGGTAACCCAAAGCTGTGCGGTGGTGGGTCTAATGATGTGAGCATAAACCGGTGTATCTCTTGGTCGAATTTATCATCGTCAGGGTTTGCTCAACGACGTACTCGGTCTACAATCTTTGGCAGGTATAAGCTGGTTTTCGCATTAGGTCTATTAGCTTGTTCTTTAGCATTTGCAGTTGTGGCGATTATGAAGACTAAATCGATACGAAGAAAGGATCCCAAGGCATGGAAACTCACAGCATTTCAGAAACTAGACTTTGGGCAGGACGATATCTTAGAATGTCTAAAAGAGAATAACATCATAGGGAGAGGCGGAGCTGGTATAGTTTATAAAGGAACAATGCCGAACGGAGAAAACATCGCTGTAAAGAGATTACTGGGGATAACCAAAGGCTCTTCTCATGATGATAATGGGTTCTCAGCAGAAGTGCAAACATTGGGCAGGATTAGACATCGAAATATCGTTAGACTGATAGCATTTTGTTCGAATAAAGACACAAATTTGCTTGTTTATGAGTACATGCCTAACGGAAGCTTAGGTGAAGTTCTTCACGGAAAGAGAGGAGGATATCTGAATTGGGAAACCAGACTTAAAATTGCAATGGAAGCTGCAAAGGGTCTTTGTTATTTGCACCATGATTGTTCTCCTTTGATACTTCATCGCGACGTAAAATCAAATAACATTTTGCTGGACTCCGATTTTGAAGCTCATGTTGCAGATTTCGGACTCGCTAAATTCTTGCAAGATACAGGAACATCGGAATGCATGTCTGCCATCGCTGGTTCTTACGGTTACATCGCTCCAG AGTACGCGTACACATTGAAAGTGGATGAAAAGAGTGATGTGTACAGCTTTGGAGTTGTATTGCTAGAACTCATAACAGGAAGAAGACCAGTTGGTGATTTTGGTAACGGGGAAGAAGAGGATGGATTAGTAGATATTGTTCAATGGACAAAGATGATTACTGATTGGAACAATGAAAATGTGACGAAGATATTAGATGAAAGATTACTAGTACTGGTGAACAATGGCAAAAATACAAGTATCCCTTTTCTAAATGAAGCCATGCAAGTATTCTTTGTGGGGATGTTATGTGTTCAAGAACATAGTTTTGAGAGACCAACTATGAGAGAAGTTGTTCAGATGCTTTCTCAAGCCAAAGAACTACAACCACCGCTACCAGCTACCGGTTCTACCTGCACATTTACATTACCAATCTCATCATGA